One segment of Tenrec ecaudatus isolate mTenEca1 chromosome 1, mTenEca1.hap1, whole genome shotgun sequence DNA contains the following:
- the NRSN1 gene encoding neurensin-1 yields the protein MSSCSNICASKQAHSTAEGGHPHYGVRSYLHQFYEDCATSIWEHEDDFQIQRSPNRWSSVFWKVGLISGTVFVILGLTVLAVGFLVPSKIEAFGEADFVVVDTHAVQFNGALDACKLAGAVLFCIGGTAMAGCLLLSMFAKSYSKEEQFLQQKFKERIADIKAHAQPITKAPGPGETKIPVTLTRVHNVQPTSAT from the exons ATGAGTTCGTGCAGCAACATCTGCGCGTCCAAGCAGGCACACTCGACGGCTGAGGGTGGGCACCCGCACTACGGCGTGCGATCCTACCTGCACCAGTTTTATGAAGATTGTGCCACCTCTATCTGGGAGCATGAGGACGATTTCCAAATCCAGAGATCGCCTAACAGGTGGAGCTCGGTATTCTGGAAG GTCGGACTCATCTCGGGCACAGTCTTCGTGATCCTTGGATTGACTGTTCTAGCAGTGGGCTTCCTGGTGCCCTCCAAAATCGAAGCCTTTGGTGAAGCTGATTTTGTGGTGGTGGACACACACGCTGTCCAATTCAATGGTGCCCTCGATGCCTGCAAGCTGGCAGGCGCCGTGCTCTTCTGCATCGGAGGCACTGCCATGGCAGGGTGCCTGCTCCTGTCGATGTTTGCCAAAAGCTACTCCAAAGAAGAACAATTCCTCCAGCAGAAGTTTAAAGAGCGTATAGCAGACATCAAGGCCCATGCCCAGCCCATCACAAAGGCTCCGGGCCCAGGGGAAACCAAGATTCCAGTCACCTTGACCAGGGTTCACAATGTGCAGCCTACATCGGCAACCTGA